A stretch of Candidatus Nitrosotenuis cloacae DNA encodes these proteins:
- a CDS encoding class I SAM-dependent methyltransferase, whose translation MLPLGDYWDKYAQEYKTHYNEELAKFMRDLAVSLRVQSVLEVGCSAGNDLRLFPDHMTVSGIDTSKNAVSKAQETLPQFRFEAGSAVSIPHKDSSFDFVFTRNVLNYVNDSDVRDATGEMFRVSRKYILNIEMFAEDDGQLEGHIPTTGRNMRKHWSDFAVKIISNVDMHEEIDPKRSRFTLIRKI comes from the coding sequence ATGCTCCCACTAGGTGATTACTGGGACAAATACGCCCAAGAGTACAAAACACACTACAACGAGGAGCTTGCAAAGTTCATGCGGGACTTGGCAGTCTCGCTCAGAGTCCAGAGCGTGCTTGAGGTAGGATGCAGTGCAGGCAATGACCTCAGGCTATTCCCAGATCACATGACGGTAAGCGGAATAGACACAAGCAAGAATGCAGTATCAAAGGCGCAAGAAACGCTTCCGCAGTTCAGGTTCGAGGCAGGCTCTGCTGTTTCAATTCCTCACAAGGACTCGTCATTTGATTTCGTATTCACAAGAAACGTCCTAAACTACGTAAACGACTCCGATGTAAGGGATGCGACAGGTGAGATGTTCAGAGTTTCAAGAAAATACATACTGAACATCGAGATGTTTGCCGAGGACGACGGCCAGCTTGAAGGCCATATTCCAACCACAGGCAGAAACATGAGAAAACACTGGTCAGACTTTGCGGTGAAGATAATCAGCAACGTGGACATGCACGAGGAGATAGATCCGAAAAGATCCAGGTTTACGTTAATTAGAAAAATTTAG
- a CDS encoding branched-chain amino acid transaminase has protein sequence MKEVGKIWMNGRMVPFKDAKVHVLTHALHYSTAVFEGIRCYDTPKGSAIFRLPEHVDRFFRSAKLYSMKMEFTKEQITDAIVKTVKASTLKECYIRPLAYYGYGTMGLTPTPNKVDVAIACWEWKMGESKAGKETGARCKISSWIRIDSRSQPMQAKAASNYANAALARVEALNDGYDEAIMLNHHGKIAEGSAENIFVVKNGEIFTPPLSSGCLAGITRDSVIQLIRSDGMEVIEKEMERDDLYSADEIFMTGTAAEVKSVAQVDNVAIDDGKMGQTTKRLQKSFMDIAMGRDERFSEWLLYV, from the coding sequence ATGAAAGAAGTCGGCAAGATATGGATGAACGGTAGGATGGTCCCGTTCAAGGACGCAAAGGTCCATGTGCTGACCCATGCATTACATTATTCCACGGCAGTGTTTGAGGGAATCAGATGCTATGACACCCCAAAGGGCTCCGCCATATTCAGGCTGCCAGAACACGTTGACAGGTTCTTCAGGTCTGCCAAGTTGTACTCGATGAAAATGGAGTTCACAAAGGAGCAGATAACTGACGCAATAGTAAAGACGGTGAAGGCAAGCACCCTTAAGGAATGCTACATCAGGCCTCTTGCATACTATGGATATGGAACCATGGGACTCACACCCACCCCAAACAAGGTAGATGTCGCTATTGCATGCTGGGAATGGAAGATGGGAGAATCAAAGGCAGGCAAGGAGACGGGTGCAAGATGCAAGATATCAAGCTGGATAAGAATAGACTCTAGGTCACAGCCCATGCAGGCAAAAGCAGCATCAAACTATGCAAATGCAGCACTGGCAAGAGTGGAGGCCCTAAACGATGGATATGACGAGGCAATAATGCTAAACCACCATGGCAAGATAGCTGAGGGTAGCGCGGAAAACATTTTTGTAGTAAAAAATGGCGAGATATTTACGCCGCCACTAAGTTCAGGATGCCTTGCCGGGATCACGCGCGACAGCGTCATTCAGCTGATCAGATCAGACGGCATGGAGGTAATAGAAAAAGAGATGGAACGCGACGACCTGTATTCTGCAGACGAGATATTCATGACAGGAACCGCAGCCGAGGTAAAGTCGGTGGCGCAGGTGGACAATGTCGCAATAGACGACGGCAAGATGGGCCAGACCACAAAGAGGCTGCAAAAATCGTTTATGGACATAGCCATGGGAAGAGATGAGCGATTTTCGGAGTGGCTGCTCTACGTTTAG
- a CDS encoding aspartate kinase, whose protein sequence is MEKLVVAKFGGSASGIDGEFVSDIINRIKELKKDSKVVAVFSAPLTIHDGKRKSLTDLALHVGRMAEEGKAPDMSGFKRSYEKMLSHVSDEYRQECGKIIDSFLLRSQSAFEDAREAGFANEIRSRALAFSGEILMSYVMNYIIKSSGIISDVVSYDIWPIITDNNIESTNFVASESLKRMEPVEELVRKNEVVSIGGFIGKTAEGLETTYERGGSDRTAADLGILFHKKYDTRIDFEKDSAVVSADPRVVTEELDDISQLSYNEARLAGMFGMKVLDPIAIKEILENGVDMPIIITNMKNSQKTTTIKRRLDGQNGHPLKIVTGKRNCAILKIESDSAQRLLESLEKDKRYSEFVILSPYTKDDIEFTRILFLDADYVKRNERYILGFDSLANITYNRGVVTLIGDEMWRVHQIVSKASSRIGSAGLNILNMDAQEETSRVIIVTDDSNDNIEKAIRAVHSERSKITFS, encoded by the coding sequence TTGGAAAAACTAGTTGTTGCAAAATTCGGCGGAAGTGCAAGCGGAATTGACGGAGAGTTTGTTTCAGATATTATAAACAGGATAAAAGAGCTGAAAAAAGACTCCAAAGTTGTCGCGGTATTTTCTGCACCGCTTACCATCCATGACGGAAAGAGAAAATCGCTGACTGACCTGGCATTACACGTAGGAAGAATGGCAGAGGAGGGAAAGGCGCCAGATATGTCCGGATTCAAAAGGTCCTACGAGAAGATGCTGTCCCACGTCTCAGATGAATACAGGCAGGAATGTGGCAAGATAATAGACTCGTTTTTGCTAAGATCCCAGTCTGCGTTTGAGGATGCGCGGGAAGCAGGATTTGCAAATGAGATACGCTCAAGGGCACTTGCGTTTTCAGGCGAGATCCTAATGTCATATGTAATGAACTATATCATCAAGAGCAGCGGGATCATCTCGGATGTGGTAAGCTACGACATATGGCCCATAATCACGGACAACAACATAGAGTCGACCAACTTTGTCGCCTCAGAGTCTCTCAAGAGGATGGAGCCAGTGGAGGAGTTGGTGAGAAAAAACGAGGTAGTCTCAATTGGCGGCTTTATTGGAAAGACTGCCGAGGGGCTTGAGACCACGTACGAAAGAGGCGGCTCCGACAGGACCGCAGCCGATCTTGGCATACTGTTTCACAAAAAATACGACACCAGAATAGACTTTGAGAAGGACAGCGCCGTTGTATCTGCAGACCCAAGGGTCGTCACAGAGGAGCTTGACGACATTTCGCAGCTTTCCTACAACGAGGCAAGGCTTGCAGGCATGTTTGGAATGAAGGTGCTAGATCCGATTGCGATCAAGGAAATACTCGAAAACGGAGTAGACATGCCGATAATAATCACAAACATGAAGAACTCCCAAAAGACCACGACCATCAAGCGCAGGCTGGATGGGCAGAACGGCCACCCGCTCAAGATAGTCACGGGAAAGAGAAACTGCGCCATACTGAAGATAGAGAGCGACTCGGCGCAACGCCTTCTGGAATCGCTTGAAAAGGACAAGAGATACTCCGAATTTGTCATACTGTCTCCTTACACAAAGGACGACATCGAGTTTACTAGGATACTGTTTTTGGATGCAGACTATGTGAAAAGAAACGAACGGTACATACTTGGATTCGACTCGCTTGCCAACATCACGTACAACCGGGGCGTTGTGACACTTATTGGCGACGAGATGTGGCGGGTCCACCAGATAGTCTCAAAGGCAAGCTCCAGAATCGGCAGCGCGGGGCTCAACATACTGAACATGGATGCACAGGAGGAGACGTCACGCGTGATAATAGTTACAGACGACTCAAACGACAACATAGAAAAGGCAATCCGCGCAGTTCACTCGGAACGGTCAAAAATCACATTCAGTTAG
- a CDS encoding glycosyltransferase: MNRTEIAFFCSPIGLGHATRDVAVAHLFDLPTRFVSGAGAARMISECGFSVENLYNPPRFDVQNGELKKSARWLWQYYQYYKECKKESEKFIKKEDPRLVVSDEDFASLGVAQGKKISTILITDILETRFTKGVSSIIEKKMNQSMRNMIQKCDAVIVPETGEDVGNIRRVGPIVRTTNLTRDELRERFAFAKKTVTVTVGGTDAGRFLIEKALEVSEKMRDVEFVLVSGPSLKIEGRNVRNMGYVSNLHEVIYASDVVLSLAGKSTIDESKAYGTPGIFIPIKNHFEQEDNAKSEGYTYDDISRLEQLVSEKLQEKRNPLASNGARKAFEIIKQYMSANP, from the coding sequence TTGAACAGAACGGAAATCGCATTTTTTTGCAGCCCAATTGGATTGGGACACGCCACGCGCGATGTTGCAGTGGCACATCTCTTTGACCTTCCAACAAGGTTTGTGAGCGGTGCAGGCGCGGCCAGGATGATATCAGAATGCGGCTTTTCTGTCGAGAATCTATACAATCCGCCAAGATTCGACGTACAGAATGGGGAGCTGAAAAAGTCGGCAAGATGGCTCTGGCAGTACTACCAGTACTACAAAGAATGTAAAAAGGAATCGGAAAAATTCATCAAAAAAGAGGACCCAAGACTGGTGGTAAGCGACGAAGACTTTGCCTCACTTGGAGTAGCGCAGGGAAAAAAGATCTCAACAATACTCATTACCGACATACTGGAAACAAGGTTCACAAAAGGCGTCAGCTCCATCATCGAGAAAAAGATGAATCAATCCATGAGAAACATGATACAAAAATGCGACGCGGTGATAGTGCCGGAAACGGGTGAGGACGTAGGGAACATCAGGCGGGTCGGCCCCATAGTTCGCACCACGAATCTCACAAGGGACGAGCTGAGAGAAAGATTTGCGTTTGCAAAAAAGACAGTTACGGTAACCGTGGGTGGAACCGATGCTGGAAGATTCCTAATAGAAAAGGCGCTAGAAGTATCAGAGAAGATGAGAGACGTTGAATTTGTACTAGTGTCAGGTCCGTCCCTGAAAATAGAAGGCCGGAATGTTCGGAACATGGGCTATGTCAGCAACCTTCACGAGGTGATTTACGCATCCGATGTCGTACTGTCGCTTGCAGGCAAGTCCACAATTGACGAGTCAAAGGCGTACGGCACACCAGGAATATTCATCCCAATAAAAAACCACTTTGAGCAGGAGGACAATGCGAAAAGCGAGGGTTACACATACGACGACATATCCAGGCTGGAGCAGTTAGTCTCTGAAAAGCTGCAGGAAAAAAGAAACCCCCTTGCGTCAAACGGTGCACGCAAAGCGTTTGAGATAATCAAGCAGTACATGAGCGCGAATCCTTAA